From Desulfatiglans anilini DSM 4660, one genomic window encodes:
- the lepB gene encoding signal peptidase I, giving the protein MDTDQRKNTRKKKGLIREYAEAAVIAILLALFIRTFIVQAFKIPSGSMEPTLLVGDHILVNKFIYGIKIPFINKTIIPVGTPERNDVVVFIYPLDKSKDFIKRVIGLPGDTIEIKGQEIYIDGELFEDPHGYYGREGDDGVPDLERDHAGPFKVPDNHLFVMGDNRDHSYDSRFWGFVPVDSLRGEAFIIYWSWPNWKRFLHLIE; this is encoded by the coding sequence TTGGATACCGATCAAAGAAAAAACACACGGAAAAAAAAGGGCCTCATCCGCGAATATGCCGAAGCCGCCGTCATTGCCATCCTGCTGGCGCTCTTCATTCGGACCTTTATCGTGCAAGCCTTCAAAATCCCCTCAGGATCCATGGAGCCGACCCTGCTTGTCGGTGACCATATTCTGGTCAACAAGTTCATCTATGGGATCAAGATCCCTTTCATCAACAAGACCATCATCCCCGTGGGCACCCCGGAGAGAAATGATGTGGTCGTTTTCATCTATCCACTCGACAAGAGTAAGGATTTCATCAAGAGGGTCATCGGTCTGCCCGGGGATACGATTGAAATCAAGGGACAGGAGATCTACATCGACGGCGAATTGTTCGAGGACCCCCACGGCTATTACGGCCGGGAAGGCGACGACGGGGTGCCGGACTTGGAAAGGGATCACGCCGGCCCCTTCAAGGTCCCGGACAACCACCTCTTCGTCATGGGGGACAACCGCGACCATAGTTACGACAGCCGGTTCTGGGGTTTTGTACCCGTCGACTCCCTGAGGGGCGAGGCGTTTATCATTTACTGGTCCTGGCCGAACTGGAAGCGGTTTCTCCACTTGATCGAGTGA
- a CDS encoding NUDIX hydrolase — MMEKGDERAYPSRPIVGVAAVLFDRDEVILVRRGKPPGKGEWSLPGGAVELGETLVGALKREILEELSITVEIGGLVGVFDKVFPDDAGRIIYHYVLVDFWAEVRGGVPVPGSDIDALRRIRAYDCGDSMGLDGPLGKAVARAVTLREYGRSAPLPPAPLF, encoded by the coding sequence ATGATGGAAAAGGGAGACGAACGGGCCTATCCTTCCCGCCCGATCGTAGGGGTTGCAGCCGTGCTCTTTGACCGCGACGAGGTCATTCTGGTCCGGCGTGGCAAACCGCCGGGAAAAGGCGAGTGGAGCTTGCCGGGCGGGGCGGTGGAACTGGGCGAAACCCTTGTTGGAGCTCTGAAGCGGGAGATATTGGAGGAGCTGTCCATCACGGTCGAGATCGGCGGGCTGGTCGGTGTGTTTGACAAGGTCTTCCCCGATGACGCCGGCAGGATCATTTATCACTATGTATTGGTCGATTTCTGGGCCGAAGTGCGGGGCGGGGTGCCTGTACCCGGCTCCGACATCGATGCCCTTCGCCGCATCCGGGCGTATGATTGCGGGGACTCGATGGGACTCGACGGCCCCCTCGGGAAGGCAGTCGCCCGGGCCGTGACACTTCGGGAATACGGCCGTAGCGCACCTCTTCCGCCGGCTCCGCTCTTCTAG
- the recN gene encoding DNA repair protein RecN, whose amino-acid sequence MLVHLGISNFALIEHVEITPGQDLSIFSGETGAGKSIIINAINLILGARASTDLIRTGADEATVEALFSLPESAAVQASLEDMGFPFDGELLIRRSIFREGRNKIFVNGLMATLGMLAKLGPVLVSISGQHEHQQLLRPDNHLYLLDDFAGLTPERERYNANLQSCRSLRRQADEARSAVLEMEKRDELNRYQLEEIEAASLAEVEEEELIRERRRLQHAGELLKISAEAYHRLYEHSESILAQLAHCRKQLERGADLDPTLAPLLDTLLEVDAKLEDAAFALRDFQNTIPLDPVRLSQVTDRLEQIHQLKRKYGCSIRDILLLRDTLAEVSEDLERKRKEAAFLSEKADACMDELSVEAARLSELRRESAREMESRMEQELRMLHMEGTRFKVAFQAKTPGEAIPGKGAALNRHLPLDGPDQVEFLLAPNAGEGFRPLAKIASGGELSRIMLALKTLLAQSASVETVIFDEVDAGISGATAQIVGEKIKALSRYHQIICITHLPQIASQGSSHFLVRKDLIGTRTQTSILPLDPESRVKEIARLLAGREVTPHALAQAREMLR is encoded by the coding sequence ATGCTGGTTCATCTCGGCATTTCCAATTTCGCCCTCATCGAACATGTGGAGATCACCCCCGGACAAGACCTGAGCATCTTCTCCGGGGAGACAGGCGCCGGGAAGTCGATCATCATCAACGCCATCAATCTCATCCTGGGGGCGCGCGCCTCCACGGATTTGATCCGCACGGGAGCCGATGAGGCGACCGTGGAGGCCCTTTTCAGCCTGCCGGAAAGCGCTGCAGTCCAAGCATCGCTGGAAGACATGGGCTTTCCTTTTGACGGTGAACTCCTCATCCGCCGATCCATCTTCAGGGAGGGGCGCAACAAGATCTTCGTCAACGGCCTCATGGCCACTCTCGGTATGCTGGCGAAGCTCGGCCCCGTGCTGGTGAGCATTTCAGGCCAACACGAACACCAGCAACTGCTCAGGCCCGACAACCATCTCTATCTGCTGGACGATTTTGCCGGGCTCACACCCGAGAGAGAACGGTACAACGCAAACCTCCAGTCCTGCCGCAGCCTGCGAAGGCAGGCGGATGAGGCCCGCTCAGCGGTCCTCGAGATGGAGAAGCGGGACGAACTGAACCGTTATCAACTCGAAGAGATCGAAGCGGCCTCGCTCGCGGAGGTTGAGGAAGAAGAGCTGATTCGAGAGCGGAGGCGCTTGCAGCATGCCGGAGAACTCCTGAAGATTTCGGCTGAGGCCTACCATCGTCTCTACGAACATTCGGAGTCCATTCTTGCCCAATTGGCCCATTGCCGCAAACAACTGGAACGTGGCGCCGATCTGGATCCCACATTGGCCCCGCTCCTCGACACCCTGCTGGAGGTCGACGCGAAGCTGGAAGACGCCGCTTTCGCCCTGCGGGATTTTCAGAACACCATCCCCCTCGATCCCGTAAGGCTTTCGCAGGTAACTGACCGACTGGAACAGATCCATCAGCTGAAACGCAAATACGGTTGTTCAATCAGGGATATCCTGCTTCTCAGGGACACGCTGGCGGAGGTTTCCGAAGATCTGGAGAGAAAGCGAAAGGAAGCCGCATTCCTCTCGGAGAAGGCCGACGCATGCATGGATGAGCTTTCTGTGGAGGCGGCCAGGCTGTCCGAACTGCGGCGGGAAAGCGCGCGGGAGATGGAGTCTCGGATGGAACAGGAACTCCGGATGCTTCACATGGAAGGCACTCGGTTCAAGGTGGCCTTTCAGGCCAAAACCCCAGGCGAGGCCATCCCTGGAAAGGGCGCCGCACTGAACCGTCATCTCCCTCTGGACGGGCCGGATCAGGTTGAATTTCTCCTCGCCCCCAATGCCGGGGAAGGGTTCAGGCCCCTGGCCAAAATCGCCTCGGGCGGAGAGCTCTCGCGCATCATGCTGGCCCTCAAGACCTTGCTCGCACAGAGCGCCTCTGTCGAAACAGTCATTTTTGACGAAGTGGATGCCGGCATCAGCGGAGCAACCGCCCAGATCGTGGGTGAAAAGATCAAGGCCCTCTCCCGGTATCACCAGATCATATGCATCACTCATCTGCCGCAGATCGCGAGCCAGGGGTCATCTCATTTTCTGGTCCGCAAGGATCTGATCGGGACCCGGACGCAGACCAGCATCCTGCCACTCGATCCGGAAAGCCGGGTAAAGGAGATCGCGAGGCTCCTGGCCGGCCGGGAGGTCACGCCCCACGCCCTGGCACAGGCCAGAGAGATGCTCCGATAA
- a CDS encoding acylphosphatase, translating to MTGLCALSGDGLRERVGGRVEMQNLRVHLIVEGRVQGVWFRDSTRRQAVELGVNGWVRNLPDGRVEVLAEGAADKVERLAAWCRQGPPAARVSKVVRDDEPWRGDLGTFAVRYG from the coding sequence TTGACGGGTTTGTGCGCGTTGAGCGGGGACGGGCTGAGAGAAAGGGTTGGAGGACGTGTGGAGATGCAGAACCTGCGCGTACATCTCATTGTGGAAGGTCGTGTTCAGGGGGTGTGGTTCAGGGACTCGACACGAAGGCAGGCTGTGGAACTCGGAGTGAACGGTTGGGTCCGAAACCTGCCGGACGGCCGTGTCGAGGTCTTGGCGGAGGGTGCGGCCGACAAGGTCGAAAGGCTGGCGGCCTGGTGCCGTCAGGGTCCTCCGGCGGCCCGGGTTTCGAAGGTTGTCAGGGACGATGAGCCGTGGCGGGGAGACTTGGGCACTTTTGCCGTCCGCTACGGATGA
- a CDS encoding nucleoside phosphorylase has protein sequence MEQSLQEGIIRPHRGRGEPSIPADVLMVMPPFELRHLARRISAEPVAFADSDLFRLYLPKEGPLGACALSGPFLGAPHAVMGLEKLIALGAQRIWAFGWCGSLSAAARIGDLLIPTRAYPEEGTSRHYPLDGLDLVPDAGLTAGLQKGLESAGLPYRRGAVWTTDAPYRETPVKVRYWQEQGALAVEMEASALMAVSLFRGVRMCALFVVSDELFECRWRPGFRDPLLKKRSRAAAEALLDFVISVAKDQGRRPRGSRPGDGLEHLSGEAVDCE, from the coding sequence TTGGAGCAAAGCCTTCAGGAAGGCATCATACGCCCTCATCGTGGGCGGGGGGAACCCTCAATCCCGGCGGATGTGCTGATGGTGATGCCGCCGTTCGAACTCCGGCACCTGGCGCGCCGGATCTCTGCCGAGCCGGTGGCCTTTGCTGACAGCGACCTTTTTCGCCTCTACCTTCCAAAAGAAGGGCCTCTCGGCGCTTGTGCCTTGTCAGGGCCGTTTCTGGGCGCACCCCATGCCGTCATGGGGCTGGAAAAGCTGATTGCATTGGGTGCTCAAAGGATCTGGGCCTTCGGCTGGTGCGGGTCGTTGAGTGCGGCTGCAAGGATCGGTGACCTGCTGATACCGACACGGGCCTATCCTGAGGAAGGGACGAGCCGTCATTATCCCCTGGATGGGTTGGACCTGGTCCCGGATGCCGGTTTGACGGCGGGTCTCCAAAAGGGGCTGGAGAGCGCGGGTTTGCCCTATCGGAGAGGCGCGGTGTGGACGACGGATGCGCCATACCGGGAAACACCCGTAAAGGTGAGGTATTGGCAGGAGCAGGGCGCGCTCGCGGTGGAGATGGAGGCCTCGGCGCTCATGGCGGTTTCGCTCTTTCGTGGCGTCCGGATGTGCGCACTGTTCGTGGTGTCGGATGAACTGTTCGAGTGCAGGTGGAGGCCCGGCTTCAGGGATCCCCTGCTGAAAAAGCGCTCCCGGGCCGCCGCCGAGGCTCTCCTCGATTTTGTGATCAGTGTGGCGAAAGACCAGGGTCGGAGACCTCGAGGGTCAAGGCCCGGTGATGGCCTGGAGCATTTATCAGGCGAGGCGGTGGATTGTGAATGA